One genomic segment of Mangifera indica cultivar Alphonso unplaced genomic scaffold, CATAS_Mindica_2.1 Un_0080, whole genome shotgun sequence includes these proteins:
- the LOC123207464 gene encoding uncharacterized protein LOC123207464, with product MSESDKEISRVGSTVDDDDDYDGDDDDQTVEGGGGGVHGNEGEENHGGFSWTQKFRRRVKKVVLFPVAKAKKQLYKRRQRLQNKRAPLSDDFADAERSNFCVLYWFQLILKTGFWRTSRKFSCYWSNTLWTIMWHLPLFLEVLTPKQ from the exons ATGTCCGAGTCTGATAAAGAAATTTCTAGAGTTGGTAGTacagttgatgatgatgatgattatgatggagatgatgatgatcaGACGGttgaaggtggtggtggtggggtCCATGGGAATGAGGGTGAGGAAAATCATGGAGGGTTTTCTTGGACACAGAAATTTAGACGAAGGGTTAAGAAGGTGGTCCTATTTCCAGTGGCAAAGGCAAAAAAGCAACTCTATAAGAGAAGACAAAGACTACAAAACAAAAGGGCTCCTCTTTCTGATGATTTTGCAGATGCTG AAAGGTCAAACTTTTGCGTGCTCTATTGGTTTCAGCTGATTCTTAAGACTGGATTTTGGCGCACATCTAGAAAATTTTCATGTTATTGGTCAAATACATTGTGGACGATCATGTGGCATTTACCATTGTTTCTTGAAGTTTTGACTCCAAAACAATAG
- the LOC123207467 gene encoding transmembrane protein 184A-like isoform X1 — protein MGEVVPIYYDIIAFICTAGATSLAVFHIYRHLLNYTEPTYQRYIVRIIFMVPVYALMSFLALVLPDSAIYFNSIREVYEAWVIYNFLSLCLAWVGGPGAVVLSLSGRVLKPSFCLMTCCFPPIPLDGRFIRRCKQGCLQFVILKPILVTVTLILYAKGKYKDGNFSPDQSYLYLTIIYTISYSTALYALALFYMACRDLLHPFNPVPKFIIIKSVVFLTYWQGVLVFLAAKTRLIKNADQAADFQNFIVCVEMLIAAVGHFFAFPYKEYAGANIGCSRGFTGSLAHAVKLNDFYHDTVHQFAPTYHDYVLYNHSEGDEGTRKYRSRTFVPTGPEMDAVRRNKHMFGTKLDDIQLSSLSSSSGSSQSDISKSSLLVDTSNSLSVPYDMSLIDIDISSYPEKVSAANETGTQ, from the exons ATGGGGGAAGTTGTTCCCATTTACTACGATATAATCGCTTTTATATGCACTGCTGGAGCTACTTCTTTGGCTGTTTTCCACATCTACAGACATCTTTTGAATTACACTGAACCTACTTACCAGAGATACATCGTCCGCATCATTTTTATGGTCCCT GTCTATGCATTGATGTCTTTCTTGGCTCTTGTTTTACCAGATAGTGCTATATATTTCAACTCCATTAGAGAAGT TTATGAAGCTTGGGTCATTTATAATTTCTTGTCATTGTGCCTTGCATGGGTTGGTGGCCCTGGAGCAGTTGTGCTAAGTTTAAGTGGTCGTGTTCTAAAACCATCATTTTGTTTGATGACGTGCTGCTTCCCTCCCATACCACTAGATGG GCGTTTTATAAGGAGGTGTAAGCAAGGCTGTTTACAATTTGTAATCCTAAAGCCCATCCTTGTCACTGTAACTCTCATCCTTTATGCTAAAGGGAAATATAAAGATGGAAATTTTAGTCCGGACCAGTCGTATCTTTACCTTACCATCATTTATACAATCTCATACTCTACGGCTCTTTATGCTTTGGCATTGTTTTATATGGCGTGCAGAGATTTGCTACATCCATTCAATCCAGTTCCAAagttcatcatcatcaaatcTGTTGTTTTCCTAACTTATTGGCAG GGTGTTCTGGTTTTTCTTGCTGCGAAGACTCGATTAATAAAGAATGCAGATCAAGCTgctgattttcaaaattttatagtaTGTGTTGAGATGCTTATTGCTGCTGTTGGTCATTTTTTTGCATTCCCATACAAGGAGTATGCTGGAGCAAATATTGGTTGCTCTCGTGGTTTTACGGGAAGCCTTGCACATGCTGTGAAGTTGAATGACTTCTACCATGACACTGTTCACCAG TTTGCTCCAACTTATCATGATTATGTACTCTACAACCATAGTGAGGGTGATGAGGGAACAAGGAAATACCGTTCACGCACTTTTGTGCCAACTGGCCCGGAAATGGATGCTGTGAGAAGGAATAAACACATGTTTGGAACCAAGCTGGATGACATTCAGCTATCAAgtctttcatcttcttctggAAGCTCTCAGTCTGATATATCGAAGTCATCTTTGCTTGTAGATACCTCGAATTCGTTATCTGTGCCCTATGATATGTCACTTATTGATATTGACATTTCCAGTTACCCTGAAAAAGTTTCTGCGGCAAATGAAACTGGGACTCAATGA
- the LOC123207467 gene encoding transmembrane protein 184A-like isoform X2 gives MGEVVPIYYDIIAFICTAGATSLAVFHIYRHLLNYTEPTYQRYIVRIIFMVPVYALMSFLALVLPDSAIYFNSIREVYEAWVIYNFLSLCLAWVGGPGAVVLSLSGRVLKPSFCLMTCCFPPIPLDGRFIRRCKQGCLQFVILKPILVTVTLILYAKGKYKDGNFSPDQSYLYLTIIYTISYSTALYALALFYMACRDLLHPFNPVPKFIIIKSVVFLTYWQGVLVFLAAKTRLIKNADQAADFQNFIFAPTYHDYVLYNHSEGDEGTRKYRSRTFVPTGPEMDAVRRNKHMFGTKLDDIQLSSLSSSSGSSQSDISKSSLLVDTSNSLSVPYDMSLIDIDISSYPEKVSAANETGTQ, from the exons ATGGGGGAAGTTGTTCCCATTTACTACGATATAATCGCTTTTATATGCACTGCTGGAGCTACTTCTTTGGCTGTTTTCCACATCTACAGACATCTTTTGAATTACACTGAACCTACTTACCAGAGATACATCGTCCGCATCATTTTTATGGTCCCT GTCTATGCATTGATGTCTTTCTTGGCTCTTGTTTTACCAGATAGTGCTATATATTTCAACTCCATTAGAGAAGT TTATGAAGCTTGGGTCATTTATAATTTCTTGTCATTGTGCCTTGCATGGGTTGGTGGCCCTGGAGCAGTTGTGCTAAGTTTAAGTGGTCGTGTTCTAAAACCATCATTTTGTTTGATGACGTGCTGCTTCCCTCCCATACCACTAGATGG GCGTTTTATAAGGAGGTGTAAGCAAGGCTGTTTACAATTTGTAATCCTAAAGCCCATCCTTGTCACTGTAACTCTCATCCTTTATGCTAAAGGGAAATATAAAGATGGAAATTTTAGTCCGGACCAGTCGTATCTTTACCTTACCATCATTTATACAATCTCATACTCTACGGCTCTTTATGCTTTGGCATTGTTTTATATGGCGTGCAGAGATTTGCTACATCCATTCAATCCAGTTCCAAagttcatcatcatcaaatcTGTTGTTTTCCTAACTTATTGGCAG GGTGTTCTGGTTTTTCTTGCTGCGAAGACTCGATTAATAAAGAATGCAGATCAAGCTgctgattttcaaaattttata TTTGCTCCAACTTATCATGATTATGTACTCTACAACCATAGTGAGGGTGATGAGGGAACAAGGAAATACCGTTCACGCACTTTTGTGCCAACTGGCCCGGAAATGGATGCTGTGAGAAGGAATAAACACATGTTTGGAACCAAGCTGGATGACATTCAGCTATCAAgtctttcatcttcttctggAAGCTCTCAGTCTGATATATCGAAGTCATCTTTGCTTGTAGATACCTCGAATTCGTTATCTGTGCCCTATGATATGTCACTTATTGATATTGACATTTCCAGTTACCCTGAAAAAGTTTCTGCGGCAAATGAAACTGGGACTCAATGA